The sequence below is a genomic window from Lolium perenne isolate Kyuss_39 chromosome 4, Kyuss_2.0, whole genome shotgun sequence.
ctgcttgtctggaattatatgggcgttttcgttacaatgagttgtggttatgcctctagggctcccaggaaccggcttataaaggcgcacagatctagggtttacagggagagtcctagccggaatacaagttacgtAACTACGGTATGTTATCttgtcgtgtacgtcaaggatccgcctttccTTACATGTCGTACCGGATCTGGCtacccctaatgggccaggccggatccgacttcaagagttggtcggtggatccggctccttgttcctgggctggacttcatccatcttgatctacaccaactgggccgcccgatgggccccatgccaccatcaccgtctatgggccacccgggcttgccggatctaggcactgtcgatggtacacccatgaagtatacccacaaacccgtgccggccccttggcaaagggcgcgaatcgggcgcgccgacgcctcgcgaggctgaaaattttgggcgtgggagcctcCTGCAGTGACGCCAGGGCGCCGCGCGAGATATTTTACAGCCACGATGCCGGGCCGGAACACTCCTGCCACGGTGCCGCGCGGGAAAGTCTCCCGCCACGACACCGCGCAAGATGTTTCCCGCCCCGCCGGCGGTCTATATTATCCCTCCTCCCCCACCATTGGTGCAAAAACCCTAGAAAAAAGCACAATGTGGGTTTCGTGGGACGAGGCGGCGCTAGAGGCGGCCATAGAAGTGGTGGAGGCGGACCCGCAACTCGCAGAGTacgaggcgtgggaggaggcAGCGCTAGCAGCGGCCGTAGATGCCTATGACGCGGGCGAGCGGcagcgccaggaggcggagcggcgggagCGCGGGGAGGCGCGGtgggaggcggagcggcggcagCGGGATGAGGAGAACCGACTGGTGCTCGAGAAGGCGGAGCAGCTGGAGTTCCAAGAGGCGCGGCGGTGGCGGGTGGCGCTGAGCCAGCCTGTGGGAGGCGCGCCGGCAGAAGGGGTGGGAGGAGCTTGCGCTGCGGCGGTTGCAGCGGGAGGAGACGCAACGTCAGGATGAAGTCTACGAGGGGCGGCGTTTGGCGGAGATGCAGCTCTGGCTACAGAGGCAGGAGTTGATCACCGTCGGCGGCGGGAAGAGCTGGAATAGCAGATGCGTCAGGAGGCGGTTGCCGCGGATAGAGCCGCCTACTTGACGTTCGTGGCGGAGAGAGTAGCGGGGATCGACGACGGAGGAGCAGCGGAGAGACCAGGGGAGAGAGCATGGGAGAGAGCTCCGGTCGATCGTCCATCTCCACAGAGCCGGGTGGCCAGTAGGTAGTAGGCTAGAGATAAGAATGTTTCAAATATCATCCGGGTCGAGGAGTGAATAATGTTTTACTCGGATTTGCCCGAAAATATTATTGATCCTGAATGACATTAAAATGAAACTCTAAGTATAAATATGTAGTTTGTGTAAAAAATTCTATCGAGGCCGCCTgtttgggggcgccggtgtggaaACAACTCCCTAAATAGAGGATGTAGTGCCGGTGTTTCCTGTACGCAAGTACCGGCGCCTCTGCCCGGCGACTACTAGGGGGcgctggtggagatgctcttatgacaTAATTCAGCAAAGATGGTATGGAAATAAAATGTCACGATGCTATGCCAGAGTTTTAAATTCGACTGGCCGCGCTAATAGTGTCTCCTTTTTTTTAGGCTGTAGAGTCTCTTTAGCGTAGCCACAGCTGATCTCCCTTGGTAGACTGAGAATATGGGAAGACGACTAAGCAGCAGGACAGCAGCAGAATGGAGGTAACTTTAAAAGCGGCAGCAGGAGAGCAATGCATTTGCACACTAGCGCAGCATAGCTCCGAACAGCAGCAGCtgctctctctctcctccctgCCGCTGCCACCCCATTAATACGAACCCCATCTCCTTCCCACCCCCACTCCTCCTTCCTTCACTTCCCCTTCCCTTCCCTTCTTTTTGCCCCCCTACCTTCCAACCATCCAAGAAAACCCCAACCCACAAGCCAAGAACAAGACAAGAAACTGTGCTACTACTACTACACCCAAACCCGCATACGGACAGATTAGATTCGGTTTAACCTCCCACCAACTGCTGCTCACTATGGAGAGGCAAGGCCAGCCCAAGAACGAGAGGAACGCCGCCGGAGCCGGTAgtaatggcggcggcggcggcggtggcgccaATGGGAGGAGGAAGTGGAGGGGAGTTTATGGCAGTGCCGGTGGTGGCGGCTACACACAGTACCCGATCATCCAGGCCTACCCGGCGCTCCTGCCGCTGCCGATAAACGCCGGCCGCGCGCATATTAATGGCGCGGCCGCGCTGCCTCTGCCGCCGCCTGTGCTGCTGTACCTGCAGcagccgccgccgctgcaccTGCTCCCCGGGGCCGCCACGTGCTACGGCAAGCCCATGGCCGGCGCGGTGCAGAGGGGCCCATTGTTCGCGCACAAGCCATCCaagaagccgccgccgccgccgcacgccgtcACCGCCGCGCTGCTGCCGCTCCCGCAGGGTAAAAGGCACCTTTTTCTCGGTTACTTCCCGCATCCTTGTTTTTGTACTTTCTACGAGCAAGTTCATATATAATACCGGGTGGTGGCGTTGCTTTCTTGTCTTCTTGATCAATGTGCGctagtttttcttttcttttactgTGATGATGATACTACTACGAACTACTCCAGTAGTATCTGCTAGCTGTACAGTTACTGGTTAATGGCTTGTCATACAAACGTAATGCAGCACAGTGTTTTCGGATCAATGATACAGTGCTGTATAGTTAATCAAATGGAATCTTGTTATTTTATGGATTTCTACTTTTGATTGTATGCTTCTCTAGCTTCTGTCCCTTTTATGCCAGGATTAGTCTGCATTCCTTGACAAGATGGGATACAAGAATGTTTGAGCTGAGACACGGCCAAAGTGATATTTGTGGTACTGTTGTTGGGGCCTTTCTCCTTTAAAAGTTAGTCCACTTTCCACCCCTCAACAATGGGGCGTGGTTACCTTTTTTTTAGAGGGGGGGAGGGGCTAAGCTGTAGGGAAATTCCCCACAACAATTACGTATGCACAAAGTAAAGGtttacaaaaaaaaaagtgcAAAAGACAGATCCACATTATTGTCCGCGAAGCCATTCTCTGAATTGGTCTGTGTAGTGGAGTCTACCTCTATGCCCAACCATGGCTAGCTCATGCATATCCTTTTGGGgggatctgttggtaaaaaatgttCCATTACCTTTTCCTCATTTCTCTTGTGACAATGATGTACCATCATCTTTGTGCATGTACTACTCCTATTCATTGGTAACAATTCCACTTTTTATTTTATCGGAGAAAAAACCCACTTGTTATAAATATTGCTGCTTAAGATGTTCTCTTCTTATCATCAATCGACATAGAGGCTAGGGGGTTTCCctccttttcgaaaaaaaaatcttTTCATGTCTTAACCACTAGTACACATGTTTAGATTCTCTGTTTCCTTACATGTTATTATCAATGTACTAACAGATGCCAAGGCGCTTCAGCACAAAAAGTTCTTCATACATGAGAAGAACTCATCTGGCAtcagaatggatcatgtgaacggCCATCACAGGTCCTCTAACAATCACCAAGGAACTCCCATTGTGCAGAGACCTGACAACGGCGGTGTTGAGGGGGCTGTGATTCCTCTTTCTGCAAACCATTTCCTTGTGCGGTTCAATCCCGATCAAAAGATTTTCCAGTATGATATTGACATATCCCCGCACCCATCGAAGGAAACAGCAAGAATGATCAAGAACAAGCTTTTTCAAGAAAATTCAAGTGTTTTCTCGGGTGCCCTGCCGGCCTTTGATGGCCGCAGGGACCTTTATAGTCCTATTGAGTTTCAAGAGAACAAGGCTGAGTTCTTTGTCAGTCTCCCAATTGCACCAGCACGATGTCCAGTAGATAAAAAGGATGGCCACATGGTTGACAAACAGAATTTTAAGGTTTTCAAGGTGAACATTCGATTGGTCTCAAAGCTAAGTGGTCAGGACTTGAACAAGTATTTAACTGAAGACAAGGATGGCATTTCACTCCCTCAAGATTACCTCCATGCTTTGGAAGTCATCTTGCGGGAAGGTGCTATGGAAAATTCCGTTCTGGTAGGTCGGTCTTTGTATCCGCGTTCCATGGGAGAAGCAAGGGAGATTGGTGGCGGGGCTGTTGGATTAAGAGGTTTTTTTCAGAGCCTGAGGCCAACCAAGCAAGGTCTTGCTCTTAATGTTGACCTCTCACTCACAGCATTCCACGAGAGCACTGGCATGATTGCATACTTGCAGAAGCGCTGTGACTTCTTGAAGGGCCTTTCGCATCAGAAAACCAGGGCTTTGTCAGAGGAGGAGCGGAGGGAGGTGGAGAAAGCATTGAAAAACATTCGGGTTTTTGTGTGCCATCGTGAGACTGACCAAAGGTACCATGTGCATAGCTTGACCGAGGAGACAACAGAAAACCTCAAGTTTCGAGACCGAAGCGGAAAAGATCATATGGTAATGGAATACTTCAAGGAGCAATACAACCATGACATACAGTTCAGGAACCTGCCATGCTTGCAGATTGGTAGGAGCAAGCCATGCTATGTACCAATGGAGCTTTGCGTAGTTTGTGAGGGCCAGAAGTTTCTTGGCAAGCTCTCAGATGAACAAACCTCCAAGGTTCTCAAAATGGGATGCCAAAGACCAAGTGAAAGGAAGGGAATCATAAAGGGTGTTGTGGAAGAAGCATTTGGTGCTGAAAGGTATGGTTCCATCATTCTTGTCATGTATTAATTTTGCAGCAGTTGAAATGTCCTTCTTTTACATAGAAGTACTCAATGTCATACATATGTAATATGCTACCTTACTATTCTTGCAGTAATTCGTATGCCGATCAATTCAATCTCCAAGTGTCGAAGGATATGACGCAACTCTCTGGGAGGGTTCTCTTGCCACCAAAACTGAAGTTCGGTATTGGAGGGCGCATTAAGGATATAACGCCACACCGCTTTGATCGTCAATGGAGTTTGCTTGATAGCCATGTTACTGAGGGATCCAAGATTAAAAACTGGGCATTGATAAGCTTTGGTGGTACCCCGGAGCAGCACTCCTGCATTCCAAAGTTTGTCAACCAGCTATCGAGTCGGTGTGAGCAGCTTGGGATTCTTCTAAACAAGAAAACTGTCATCAGCCCATTGTTTGAGCGGATTCAACTTCTCAATAATGTGGGCATTTTGGAGAGCAAACTCAAGAAAATTCAA
It includes:
- the LOC127332550 gene encoding protein argonaute 7 translates to MERQGQPKNERNAAGAGSNGGGGGGGANGRRKWRGVYGSAGGGGYTQYPIIQAYPALLPLPINAGRAHINGAAALPLPPPVLLYLQQPPPLHLLPGAATCYGKPMAGAVQRGPLFAHKPSKKPPPPPHAVTAALLPLPQDAKALQHKKFFIHEKNSSGIRMDHVNGHHRSSNNHQGTPIVQRPDNGGVEGAVIPLSANHFLVRFNPDQKIFQYDIDISPHPSKETARMIKNKLFQENSSVFSGALPAFDGRRDLYSPIEFQENKAEFFVSLPIAPARCPVDKKDGHMVDKQNFKVFKVNIRLVSKLSGQDLNKYLTEDKDGISLPQDYLHALEVILREGAMENSVLVGRSLYPRSMGEAREIGGGAVGLRGFFQSLRPTKQGLALNVDLSLTAFHESTGMIAYLQKRCDFLKGLSHQKTRALSEEERREVEKALKNIRVFVCHRETDQRYHVHSLTEETTENLKFRDRSGKDHMVMEYFKEQYNHDIQFRNLPCLQIGRSKPCYVPMELCVVCEGQKFLGKLSDEQTSKVLKMGCQRPSERKGIIKGVVEEAFGAESNSYADQFNLQVSKDMTQLSGRVLLPPKLKFGIGGRIKDITPHRFDRQWSLLDSHVTEGSKIKNWALISFGGTPEQHSCIPKFVNQLSSRCEQLGILLNKKTVISPLFERIQLLNNVGILESKLKKIQEAASGNLQLLICVMERRHRGYADLKRIAETSIGVVTQCCLYPNLSSMTVQFVANLSLKINAKLGGCNVSLYNSLPCQIPRIFSDEEPVMFMGADVTHPHPLDDSSPSVVAVVASMNWPSANKYISRMRSQTHRKEIIEHLDVMAGELLEEFLREVGKLPGRIIFFRDGVSETQFDKVLKEETHAVRATCSRYPGYKPLITFIVVQKRHHTRLFHREKNGGSTHYSDQNIPPGTVVDTVITHPREFDFYLCSHWGTKGTSRPTHYHVLLDENNFQSDELQQMIHNLCYTFVRCTRPVSLVPPAYYAHLAAYRGKLYLERSDAVATGRTTLQRATPLQTTPLPKLSDSVKRLMFYC